Proteins from a single region of Strix aluco isolate bStrAlu1 chromosome 5, bStrAlu1.hap1, whole genome shotgun sequence:
- the TMEM140 gene encoding LOW QUALITY PROTEIN: transmembrane protein 140 (The sequence of the model RefSeq protein was modified relative to this genomic sequence to represent the inferred CDS: deleted 2 bases in 1 codon) produces the protein MTITAGIPKADFTMLSREHAGTRMGLLQQRYTGHLLYALTLLKSAGTLALMLYALLWEAGNLVDLPDKRIGFYNFCLWNETAGRLQCLEYEHLQMMGISLPGIAIARVCVYACLVFSIFYPIFVAHVKCTEETAGWKVIIVILIIKTIILSGGLGIFLFQTTQWIQPSDFTGGFLSLLGSQALLLLQILTATMYLSWAKHTPHQTPFTEEALPIEFGNEEDARCKSY, from the exons ATGACAATCACAG CAGGCATCCCCAAAGCAGACTTTACCATGCTATCAAGAGAGCATGCAGGTACCAGGATGGGTTTGCTGCAACAGAGGTACACTGGGCACCTGCTCTATGCACTGACCCTACTCAAGTCTGCCGGGACCTTGGCCTTGATGCTCTATGCACTGCTGTGGGAAGCTGGGAACCTGGTTGACCTCCCTGACAAACGCATTGGCTTTTACAACTTCTGCCTGTGGAATGAGACAGCCGGCCGGCTACAGTGCCTGGAGTACGAGCATCTGCAGATGATGGGCATCAGCCTACCAGGAATAGCGATAGCCAGGGTTTGTGTGTATGCCTGCCTGGTCTTCAGCATCTTCTACCCCATTTTTGTTGCACATGTGAAGTGCACAGAGGAGACAGCGGGCTGGAAGGTGATCATCGTCATACTCATCATCAAGACGATAATCCTGTCTGGAGGCCTGGGtatatttcttttccaaaccACACAGTGGATTCAGCCCTCTGATTTCACTGGGGGCTTCCTGTCACTGCTTGGGTCTCAGGCTCTGCTACTGCTCCAGATTCTCACTGCCACTATGTACCTCAGCTGGGCCAAGCACACACCTCAT CAAACCCCTTTTACTGAGGAGGCCCTGCCCATTGAGTTTGGCAATGAAGAAGATGCAAGATGCAAGAGCTATTGA
- the CYREN gene encoding cell cycle regulator of non-homologous end joining, producing the protein MAAGARRRRLLPAWMGAAGDERAAAVPPKAGRRQAAARPRAAAAAVQHCMNEAELVDVALAVLAENLRCKEGEEKARSGSEEEQELQPRPKEAPGNTDNAGGGTDRSPALPQRSEAGAGEDAERRTGWEDSEDDALKYVREIFFS; encoded by the exons ATGGCGGCAGGCGCCCGGAGGCGGCGGCTCCTCCCGGCCTGGATGGGGGCGGCGGGGGACGAGCGGGCGGCGGCAGTGCCCCCCAAGgccgggcggcggcaggcggCGGCAAGGCCCAG ggcggcggcggcggcggtgcaGCACTGCATGAACGAGGCGGAGCTGGTGGACGTGGCCCTGGCAGTCCTGGCCGAG AATCTACGGTGCAAGGAAGGCGAGGAGAAGGCCCGGTCCGGGAGCGAAGAGGAGCAGGAGCTCCAGCCAAGGCCAAAGGAGGCTCCTGGAAACACAGACAACGCGGGAGGAGGCACCGACCGCAGTCCAGCTCTCCCACAGCGCTCTGAGGCTGGTGCTGGTGAGGATGCAGAGAGGAGGACAGGCTGGGAGGACTCTGAGGACGATGCTCTGAAATACGTCAGGGAGATCTTTTTCAGCTAA